The Polyangium mundeleinium genome contains the following window.
CGGGCGCGGGCATCATCTCCACGAAGGAGTCGAGGAGCTGCGGGAGGCCGAAATTCGTCAATGCGCTGCCGAAGAACATGGGCGTGACCTCGCCGCGCGCGAGCTTGCCCGTGTCGAGCGCGTCGCCGGCCGCGTCGAGGAGCTCGACGTCCTCGCGGAGCTGCTTGACACCTTCCTCTTCCACAGCCTGTTCGAGGTCGGGCGCGTAAAGGTCGTGCGCCTGCATGGGCGCCATCTCGGCGCCGTGCGCGACCTGCTGAAAGAGAAACACCTGCCGCAGGAGGCGGTGATACACGCCCTTGAATTGGCCGCGGACGGTGATCGGCCAGGTGATCGGGTAAACGCCGATGCCAAGGACCTCCTCGACCTCGCCGATGAGCTCGAACGGATCACGGCCGGGCCGGTCCATCTTGTTGACGAAGCTGAAGATGGGCATCGAGCGCAGCTTGCAGACGCGGAAGAGCTTCTTCGTCTGCGCCTCGACGCCCTTGGCCGAGTCGAGGAGCATGATGGCCGCGTCGGTGGCCATGAGCGCGCGGTAGGTGTCCTCGCTGAAGTCGGCGTGGCCGGGGGTGTCGACGAGCGAGAGCAAGCGGCCCTTGTACGGGAACTGGAGGACGCTCGACTGGATGGAGATGCCGCGCTCGCGCTCCATCTCCAGGTAGTCGCTGACGGCGTGCGCGCGCGCGCGCTTGGCCTTGACCGCGCCCGCGAGCTGGATGGCCCCGCCGTAGAGCAGGAGCTTCTCGGTGAGCGTGGTCTTGCCCGCGTCGGGGTGGGAGATGATGGCGAAGGTCTTGCGGCGAGCGATCTCGCGCTGGAGGAGTTGAGGGTCGGACACGGCGGCGCGCGCACCTTAGCACCGGTTCCGCCCCGGGCTACGCTCGCGAGGGCTCGCAGCCGGGACCGAAGGGCCGCTTCGACGCGTCCCTGGCGGCCGCCAGGCGGAAAAACGGGGGCGCCACCCCCCCGAAGGCCAAGGTCCGCGGCCATCGAAGGGGGTTTTGTCCTGGCACGAGGGTCGCTCAGGTCCGCCGCGTGGAAGCGACCGAGCGAAGAGCAGGGCGAGCCCCGACGGGGGACGACATCGACCTGATCCTGCGCCACGTCTCGCGGAAGCTGCCCCACGCGGTCGCGCGGGCAATGCTCGATTGCGAGGGTCCTGTCGAGCCTTTGGAATGGGTCGATACGCAGGTGACGTCACGACAGCGGCGGCTCGATCGAGCGCTGCTGGTGAAGTCGGCC
Protein-coding sequences here:
- a CDS encoding peptide chain release factor 3, coding for MSDPQLLQREIARRKTFAIISHPDAGKTTLTEKLLLYGGAIQLAGAVKAKRARAHAVSDYLEMERERGISIQSSVLQFPYKGRLLSLVDTPGHADFSEDTYRALMATDAAIMLLDSAKGVEAQTKKLFRVCKLRSMPIFSFVNKMDRPGRDPFELIGEVEEVLGIGVYPITWPITVRGQFKGVYHRLLRQVFLFQQVAHGAEMAPMQAHDLYAPDLEQAVEEEGVKQLREDVELLDAAGDALDTGKLARGEVTPMFFGSALTNFGLPQLLDSFVEMMPAPAARASDKGAITPDDERFTAFVFKIQANMDRAHRDRIAFVRVCSGRYERGMKVRHVRLDRDIRLTNPVQFLAQERTVVDDGFAGDIIGVFDPGIFLIGDTLTDGTNVKYAPLPQFPPEHFGRVVMVDPMKRKQLKKGLEQLAQEGSVQLFRPPEGREGEAILGAVGELQFDVVKHRLLNEYGADVRIERLSWNLARWVEGEPVPLAELESQLYGYGALDVHGQHVVLFKGDWQLETCAKAFPKTRFVELGAGALKLPSAD